One region of Wyeomyia smithii strain HCP4-BCI-WySm-NY-G18 chromosome 3, ASM2978416v1, whole genome shotgun sequence genomic DNA includes:
- the LOC129728558 gene encoding uncharacterized protein K02A2.6-like — translation MREPHPLPLVDELLGSVDGATVFSKIDVKDAYHQLEISQQSRPITTFIMKTGLYRYKRLMFGVSCAPEIFQKTMETVLVGLKGIIIYLDDIVVFGASKIEHDKRLEELLKRLEQYGVLLNHQKCVYRANEIEFLGHVLNANGVKPTESRITAIRSFREPKIAYNYETIYESGSNNLADALSRLCVIPPKAFDHSTEMHIHRMVQSCVLDAVVLKDIVEATKKDGTLQEVLLSLEMNTWTENTRGYKQFKPELHTAGGVVMRGDRRVIPETLQAQVIACAHEGHPGMSSIRGGGDNKANPCGTCSTGVIRNILSVRFP, via the exons ATGAGGGAGCCTCACCCATTGCCCTTGGTCGATGAACTTCTGGGATCAGTCGATGGGGCAACCGTTTTCTCAAAAATCGACGTTAAGGATGCCTACCATCAACTAGAGATCTCTCAGCAATCGCGTCCAATCACCACCTTTATCATGAAAACCGGTTTATACAG ATACAAGAGACTAATGTTTGGGGTGTCGTGTGCTCCTGAGATTTTCCAAAAAACTATGGAAACAGTACTGGTAGGGTTGAAAGGAATTATAATATACCTTGACGATATTGTGGTGTTTGGTGCCTCCAAAATAGAACATGACAAGCGGTTAGAGGAGTTACTCAAGAGATTGGAACAATATGGGGTACTCCTGAACCACCAAAAATGTGTGTATCGTGCAAACGAGATTGAATTCCTCGGCCACGTGCTAAATGCCAATGGTGTGAAACCCACCGAAAGTCGGATCACAGCTATAAGAAGCTTTCGAGAGCCGAAGATT GCCTATAACTACGAGACCATCTACGAATCTGGCTCGAATAATCTGGCCGATGCACTTTCTCGATTGTGCGTAATTCCACCTAAAGCCTTTGATCACTCAACCGAAATGCATATCCATCGAATGGTGCAATCTTGTGTTCTGGACGCTGTTGTACTGAAGGATATTGTGGAAGCGACCAAGAAAGATGGAACCCTTCAAGAAGTCCTGCTATCTTTGGAGATGAATACCTGGACAGAAAATACTAGAGGGTATAAACAGTTCAAGCCGGAACTACACACGGCAGGAGGAGTTGTCATGCGTGGAGATCGCCGGGTGATTCCAGAGACTCTTCAAGCTCAGGTTATTGCTTGTGCCCATGAGGGACACCCAGGGATGAGC TCGATTCGTGGAGGTGGTGATAATAAGGCAAACCCTTGCGGAACTTGCAGTACAGGCGTTATACGAAACATTTTGTCGGTTCGGTTTCCCTGA